The genomic DNA TCGGGGTGCTGTTGATGGCGGTGGCGCTTGTCGTCGGATTCAAGCTGCCGGGTATCGAGGCGGTCTGGGCGCCGGCGCTGCTGTCCGTGGTCTTGTACGCCTTCGGGCATATCGCCTATGCCAAGACGCTGCAGCGGGTGGAGGCGTCGGCTTTTGCGGTCCTGTTCGCTACGCAGGCTGTCTGGATCATGGCGCTTGGCATCATACTGTTCAATGAAAGCCTGACATTGCTACAGGTAATCGGGACTGCACTGATATTCGCGGCCGTCCTCTTGCTCGTCAAGAACCTGCGCTCACTGAGACTCGATAGCGGCACGCTCTACGGACTGCTCTCGGGCTTGCTGTTCGGCGTAGCCATTACCGCATGGTCGCATGTCGGCCGACACACCGATACGCTCTCCTGGGCCGCCATAAGCTTCCTGGTGACCGCCATCTTCACCTTCTTCATCCGCCCCAGCTCACGTCATAACTTCGCACCGCTGCTCAAACGCGTCATGCTCACTAGACTCACCGTCATGGCGATCTTTTACGGTCTCGGCAGCCTTGCCATGCTTTACGCTTACAAGGAAGGTACGTTCACGGTGGTCACACCATTACGCCAGACTGGCATCATCGTCACGACATTACTGGCTCTGGCGTTCTTACCCGTTGAGCGCAACCGCATCGCCCGAAAAATAGCAGCCGCCATCATATGCTTGACCGGCGTCTTACTCATCGTCACCTAGTCACTGCACGTCGGCGGCCATCTCACATCCACTATACGGGGTATGTGAAATCTGTTTCTAGACAGATTTCAGCCTAACGCTTTAACGGACTTCCAGTGGAAGTCCGTTAAAAAAGTGACCCCGTATGGTGAATGTGAGATGGCCGTACTGCAAGTTACTTGACGACGAGGGCGGCTTTCTTGCCATCATGGCGGTGATCTTTGTGGAAGTAATCGTCACGATGAGTAAGAAAGTCAACAGCCAGCACGCGCAGGCAACCGGCAATGGGAATGGCCATGACCGCACCGATGATGCCGAGGGCAAGGATACCAAGAATGGCAGCAGTAAAGACCATCAGCGCCGTCAACTGAATCGTGCGCGCCTGCACGACTGGCTGAATGACGTTGTTCTCAATCTGCTGGTAGATGATGTAGTAGCCCAGAAAGATTAAAGCGGCAGGAATACTACTGAGAATCAACGCGAACGTAGCGATGATAGCACCGATGGTAGCCCCGAACATCGGAATCAAAGCAGCCACAAAGATGATACCCGTGATCGGCAGGATAATATTAAGCGAGACGGCATCGAATATCTGCGACAGAATGAACAGTACCACCAGCACGCCGGCGGCGTTGATAGTCGCCACCAGGAACTGGCCGGTCACATAGTTCGATACCACTTTGTACATCTGGCGCACCAGGCGCTGGTCGCGGGCCAGGCGGCGCTTGTCGTTGTACAGCTCCCAAAGACGGCGGATCCAGGACGGCCCTTCAATCAGCATCAGGAAGGTCAATACAAGGATCATCAGCATGGTGACCGTACCGCTCATGAAGTTGCTGACGCCGCTGACCAGCGACGTGCCGACGCCTTGGGCGATAGATCCGGATTCTTCGCGCGCCTTATTGACGAACTGGGCCACTTCATCCTGCAGGTCGTACTGGTCGATGACCCGGGCCAGGGCGCTGTTATTGGCCGTCAGCTCCGTGATGTGGTTGGGGATGTTACGTACAAAATCGTTAGTCTGCTGATAGACGGGCGGGGCAGCCACATACAACAGCGACCCAAGTATCGTCAGTACCACCACGTAGGCGATAGCCGTCGCCAGGATGCGGCTATGGCCCGGTAAAATATTGGCCAGCCGGGTTACCGGCGGATTCAAGGCCAGGGCCAGAAAGGCCGCCACGGCAAAGATAGTAAGGGCGCTGGCGATCTTGGTCAAAAAGTAGATGCCCAGGCCGAACAGGGTCACTGTCAGCAAGACCCGGACGATGGTCTTGGTTTCGATACGCAGCGTAAGGTTCATGCTTATAGAGTATAGCCCAAAGCAGGCAAATGCTAAACCGTGACAGTATTAATGTGCTTGTGTATATCACCTGACAACGCGTATCATAAGAGTATTATGGATATACAGACACAACTGGGGTCTATCTTTAGAGGCGAGATAGACACCAGCGACGAAACGCGCGAGGCGTTCAGCCACGACGCCAGTCTCTTCGAAATCAAACCAAGAGTAGTCGTCGCACCAAAGGACAGCGGCGATGTGGAGGCGCTGGTCAGCTTCGTAGCCAGCAACAAGTACAAGGACCCAACGCTTTCCATCACACCGCGCTCCGGCGGCACTGACATGTCGGGCGGGGCCATCGGCGAATCAATCGTTATGGACATGAACCGGCACTTCAACCAGATCCACGGCATCACCACCACCTCCGGCCATGTGCAGCCCGGTGTCTTTTACCGTGACTTCGACGCCGAAACACTCAAGCTCAACGTCCTGATGCCGACTTACCCGGCCAGCCGCGAGCTCTGTACCGTCGGCGGTATGG from Candidatus Saccharibacteria bacterium includes the following:
- a CDS encoding AI-2E family transporter; translated protein: MNLTLRIETKTIVRVLLTVTLFGLGIYFLTKIASALTIFAVAAFLALALNPPVTRLANILPGHSRILATAIAYVVVLTILGSLLYVAAPPVYQQTNDFVRNIPNHITELTANNSALARVIDQYDLQDEVAQFVNKAREESGSIAQGVGTSLVSGVSNFMSGTVTMLMILVLTFLMLIEGPSWIRRLWELYNDKRRLARDQRLVRQMYKVVSNYVTGQFLVATINAAGVLVVLFILSQIFDAVSLNIILPITGIIFVAALIPMFGATIGAIIATFALILSSIPAALIFLGYYIIYQQIENNVIQPVVQARTIQLTALMVFTAAILGILALGIIGAVMAIPIAGCLRVLAVDFLTHRDDYFHKDHRHDGKKAALVVK
- a CDS encoding DMT family transporter — translated: METWQLLTAASVLGLSTSVLLQRVLLRDKKTDPFAYAVIFQGLVGVLLMAVALVVGFKLPGIEAVWAPALLSVVLYAFGHIAYAKTLQRVEASAFAVLFATQAVWIMALGIILFNESLTLLQVIGTALIFAAVLLLVKNLRSLRLDSGTLYGLLSGLLFGVAITAWSHVGRHTDTLSWAAISFLVTAIFTFFIRPSSRHNFAPLLKRVMLTRLTVMAIFYGLGSLAMLYAYKEGTFTVVTPLRQTGIIVTTLLALAFLPVERNRIARKIAAAIICLTGVLLIVT